One region of Drosophila subobscura isolate 14011-0131.10 chromosome J, UCBerk_Dsub_1.0, whole genome shotgun sequence genomic DNA includes:
- the LOC117895450 gene encoding uncharacterized protein LOC117895450 isoform X1, with the protein MANWLLGLWLALLVVNGHEANAYHSGGYRTTGSDQSEQAGLSAGHSTHGNIQEQPIYERPAGGGSGAGGACPPQFSGVVPYPYDCHRYVNCHNGSPTIQTCAPGTLFNARALVCDHPSNVACAAPAAAQPNRSARLREVDAEPRCTPGVIGLQPHPTDCTKFLNCANGQAFVQDCGPGTAFSPAALICVHKSTVDCGAGATGQGYPQVSSEVPSCPPGLRGLHQHRHDPHKYLVCGIGVQARVETCPRGHIFDAHQLVCVFSASSAQSSSAAFASAELHVRDLLCPAGANGLFVHPFDQTRFLHCKDGKVAVQSCQPGYVFSISKGFCQLKSQLVFSDYVTFIISEVSFEYCLMLTACPGGIEGFHLYPYDAAKYVRCFPNGQMSILECGPQLAFSLSQRNCRPRHEVSTGDRVRFWQELEVQTTAYSYQETQSSALVYLLKACPLNLQGNFPYPFHAGHFVKCQNGQLQVECCPTGFVFSLSQRVCAARHLLPAHDYLDYDYLSVEFSTEFMQDLTAVTCPPQSRGYYLHPFDCSKYLKCLNQQTVVESCPQSQVFSISQQRCVAKDQLAASYDRVEYLREAQHELSEGFNEGRQSHGKNLNVNLDVASCSPGATGLQAHPYDCSKFLNCANGQTFVQSCGPGTAWSTASSTCDFAHKVDCSGRSAAQSGATYRSGSTQPSTTPSTTVATFASDLLCPAGVDGLFVHPFDQTKFLNCKAGKVAVQGCQPGYVFSISMGQCQLKSQLVYSDYVTYIVSEISYEYSMILSACPGGTDGLHLYPYDAGKYVRCSAGKMSIVECGPQLAFSLSQKACRPRRQVTAGDRVKFWEELQVQTTYSYQDSQTLQSPLRACPRSLQGNFPYPFHAEHFVKCQNGLLQVESCPPGFVFSLSQRVCAARHLLSVHDYLDYVYLNISGQFSTDFMQDLTMITCPPRSQGYYLHPFDCTKYVICWDQQTAIESCKQGEVFSISQQLCVARDKVTAAYDRVEYLSETQHELSEEAEVEMPNGPGRGYPLPLDGGYQPQPSGVPLDGRYQPQPTAPALDEAYGQSQGRGFPQAGGYPPQTYPGSGYPAAEGYPTRSQATGPPFDGGAAYRPASAALMCPPQATGLFPNPFDAMGYLHCMEGHTLTRRCFSSDIFSISRGFCVPHEQVASWDRIPYNQHRSVEEAGYVRCPVGASGYFVYPFDCTKFLSCGPNGMVLTSCPAEQHFSVFHGLCQPKEQVKREDRLYTNTELSIIYEWTQQMKAEGAIPVCPVGISGSLPHPRIASKFFRCQPGQAGIYDCPSGQIFSISRRLCEPAAEVPSHDRCDYIVRGDGERETSSSSSSYGWRDQPNDNRQSKSYTTAGQDAWGNPYVARTTTTTRVIGDGNRWRDMNMQRPAGIGFQHSPQYHANQAQGWSGQGSSYDHRSPTQSVLYVEGSLQPNRNYPTSKTPLAPSTPLAPMAPSTPGQVVYAVPVQEPPAPAPLPSRHNYSPRVENSRWQPIPPKQKPNQSMPPLAPLAGQQPLDLDYTPDDRPTYNPYQPSGRELHSRAHLAGQQPIDLDYDPQEPQSYPRAPSRGLLPPKQDNDQLPSESHQIDTRFNPSAPRQSPQPTPSSQLPATPSDESNLYGGLLPPKPSPLTTTTKKPSMLHVYPIYPRIVNASVPQTSSGSGSQPHYSPSYAGIAHSRNASWAKGSSATTSTTTARPDDFSIEEDNDYEEDIDYEAIDRPRPYWLPETTTAARSGYAPPPFNHKFYSPPQSPASQAPATPQSVSQRSTTPDPVSQLAISEALKLMLRPYFNHSGNAQERQAKQAELALVSVISKPPTSTSTTTTTTTPNPIRLATTTPNPDDDAELIKAGEQESLDLTDDSDSDFADAGETAHTEQTLDPTTYRSQTDYQRSTRRAAIETTTINWHASGHSRDFHRRHPNLLEPHSLHQKHNHNHLPPHSPHQHRHHEHSPDFHRRHPEMPNPFANKETPSEWEAPEEPQQPQEENSWELLSNPNAESATPKIGVRSSFNDSCEFDCQNGNCVTLDSVCDGFNNCGNRKDESNCQHLGYEVRLTGGEKPHMGRISVKINGKWGYVCDDKFGLRDADVVCRELGYKLGAQEVRGSSFYAPEDQNFNYAMDEVECQGNETKLKDCDFKGWGVHNCGVDEVAGVACKVPVMKCPNNYWLCQTSKECLPPAFVCDHTADCADKSDESPAICQAPVEFRLEGGRSSNEGRLEVKYHGVWGSVCDDDFNLKAAQVACNSLGYYGPAKLENKIFGHGNGPIWLDQVMCLGNESSIDKCSHWNWGDHNCNHTEDVALHCSAGPPPRSASRLKALKQSGAEKSAALTYSDIGLWERSSRAMRSPRRCGIFKDDLSDEYAHSGERVIKGKTARRGRHPWQATIRTRGRGGISSHWCGAVVISKRHLLTAAHCLYGNAKDAYFVRVGDHYANIAESSEVDTFIEKWYTHEKFRDGTHMNNDIAVVVLKRPLKFSDYVQPICLPDKNAVLQANRNCTISGWGSIKSGVSTPAQVLRSAELPILPDATCKQSKVYGAAMSEGMFCAGSMDESVDACEGDSGGPLVCSDDDGETLYGLISWGQHCGYMNRPGVYVRVNHYIDWIYEKINESLLRF; encoded by the exons ATGGCCAATTGGCTTTTGGGCCTTTGGCTGGCGCTCCTCGTGGTGAAT GGGCATGAGGCGAATGCTTATCATTCTGGCGGCTACCGGACGACAGGCAGCGATCAGTCGGAACAGGCCGGGTTATCGGCAGGCCACTCAACGCACGGGAACATTCAAGAGCAGCCCATCTACGAACGACCAGCGGGAGGAGGATcgggagcaggaggagcatgtCCGCCGCAGTTCTCCGGGGTGGTGCCCTATCCCTATGACTGCCATCGCTATGTAAACTGTCACAATGGCAGTCCCACCATTCAAACCTGTGCACCCGGCACACTGTTCAATGCCCGAGCTCTGGTGTGCGATCATCCCAGCAATGTGGCATgtgcagcgccagcggcagctcaaCCAAATCGATCGGCGCGCCTGAGGGAAGTGGATGCAGAGCCGAGGTGTACGCCTGGCGTGATTGGCTTGCAGCCACATCCCACGGATTGCACAAAGTTCCTCAACTGCGCCAATGGACAGGCCTTTGTGCAGGACTGCGGACCGGGCACGGCATTCAGTCCAGCCGCCCTCATTTGTGTCCACAAGAGCACCGTCGACTGTGGCGCAGGAGCAACCGGACAAG GCTACCCACAAGTCTCCTCGGAGGTTCCCAGCTGCCCCCCCGGTCTGCGTGGGCTTCACCAGCATCGCCATGATCCGCACAAGTATTTGGTTTGCGGCATCGGTGTCCAAGCAAGGGTGGAGACATGTCCCCGTGGGCACATCTTCGATGCCCACCAATTGGTATGTGTTTTTTCAGCCTCCTCTGCCCAGTCGTCCT CTGCTGCTTTCGCTTCTGCCGAGCTTCACGTCAGGGATCTACTGTGTCCTGCTGGCGCGAATGGCCTCTTTGTCCATCCCTTCGATCAGACGAGGTTCCTTCATTGCAAGGACGGCAAGGTGGCCGTTCAGAGCTGTCAGCCCGGCTATGTGTTCAGCATATCCAAGGGCTTTTGTCAGCTGAAATCTCAGTTGGTATTCAGCGATTATGTGACTTTTATTATCTCTGAGGTCAGCTTTGAGTATT GTCTGATGCTTACCGCATGTCCTGGTGGCATAGAAGGATTCCATCTTTATCCCTATGATGCTGCGAAATATGTACGCTGCTTCCCCAATGGCCAAATGTCCATTCTCGAGTGTGGCCCACAGTTGGCCTTCAGTTTGTCGCAAAGAAATTGTCGGCCGCGACATGAAGTGAGCACTGGGGATCGTGTGAGGTTTTGGCAGGAATTAGAAGTTCAGACGACGGCCTATAGCTACCAGGAAACGCAGAGTTCAGCTCTGGTATACCTGCTCAAAGCTTGTCCCCTCAATCTTCAGGGCAACTTCCCCTATCCCTTCCATGCGGGACACTTTGTCAAGTGCCAGAATGGCCAGCTCCAGGTGGAATGTTGTCCAACTGGCTTTGTCTTCAGTCTGTCCCAGCGGGTGTGTGCGGCCCGTCATCTGCTCCCTGCCCATGACTATTTGGATTATGATTACCTCAGCGTTGAGTTCTCCA CTGAATTTATGCAGGATTTGACCGCGGTTACATGTCCTCCGCAGAGCAGGGGCTACTATCTGCATCCCTTCGACTGCAGCAAGTATCTCAAGTGCCTCAATCAGCAGACTGTCGTCGAAAGCTGCCCACAGTCGCAGGTGTTCAGCATCTCCCAGCAGCGTTGTGTGGCCAAGGATCAACTGGCAGCGAGCTACGATCGCGTGGAGTATCTACGTGAGGCGCAACATGAACTCAGTGAAGGTTTCAACGAGGGACGACAGTCGCATGGCAAGAATCTGAATGTAAACCTGGACGTTGCTTCATGTTCCCCGGGTGCCACTGGCCTGCAAGCCCATCCCTACGACTGCAGCAAGTTCCTGAACTGCGCCAATGGTCAGACCTTTGTGCAGAGCTGTGGCCCGGGAACTGCCTGgagcactgccagcagcacctGTGATTTTGCCCACAAAGTGGACTGCAGCGGCAGGAGTGCTGCTCAGAGTGGTGCAACATACCGCAGCGGTTCCACGCAGCCTTCCA CCACTCCTTCCACTACTGTGGCGACGTTTGCCAGCGATCTGCTGTGCCCTGCGGGCGTGGATGGACTCTTTGTCCACCCGTTCGATCAGACCAAGTTCCTCAATTGTAAGGCCGGCAAGGTGGCCGTGCAGGGCTGTCAGCCTGGCTATGTCTTCAGCATATCCATGGGTCAGTGCCAGCTCAAGTCTCAATTGGTTTACTCCGACTATGTGACGTACATCGTCTCGGAGATCAGCTACGAGTATT CAATGATTCTATCCGCTTGTCCCGGAGGCACCGATGGCCTCCATCTCTATCCCTACGATGCTGGCAAATATGTTCGCTGCTCCGCTGGCAAGATGTCCATCGTCGAGTGTGGCCCACAGTTGGCCTTCAGTCTGTCGCAAAAGGCCTGCCGTCCGCGGCGTCAAGTAACTGCTGGAGATCGCGTCAAGTTctgggaggagctgcaggtTCAGACCACGTACAGCTATCAGGACAGTCAGACGTTGCAATCTCCACTCAGAGCGTGTCCCCGCAGTCTTCAAGGCAACTTCCCCTATCCCTTCCATGCGGAACACTTTGTCAAGTGTCAAAATGGACTGCTCCAAGTGGAGTCTTGTCCTCCCGGCTTCGTCTTCAGTCTCTCCCAGCGGGTGTGTGCGGCTCGTCATCTGCTCTCTGTTCATGATTATCTGGATTACGTTTACCTGAACATTTCTGGACAGTTTTCGA CTGACTTTATGCAGGATCTCACCATGATCACGTGTCCTCCCCGTAGCCAGGGCTATTATCTGCATCCCTTTGACTGCACCAAGTATGTCATCTGCTGGGATCAGCAGACGGCCATCGAGAGCTGCAAGCAGGGCGAAGTGTTTAGCATCTCGCAGCAGCTGTGCGTGGCCAGGGATAAGGTGACGGCGGCCTACGATCGCGTGGAGTATCTGAGCGAGACGCAGCACGAGCTGAGCGAAGAGGCGGAAGTGGAGATGCCAAACGGGCCGGGCAGGGGCTACCCTCTCCCACTTGATGGTGGTTATCAGCCGCAACCCTCAGGAGTGCCACTAGATGGCAGATATCAGCCACAACCTACCGCACCTGCACTCGATGAAGCCTACGGACAATCGCAGGGCAGAGGCTTCCCACAGGCCGGTGGTTACCCGCCACAAACATATCCTGGAAGCGGCTACCCAGCTGCCGAAGGATACCCGACACGTTCACAAGCAACTGGACCGCCCTTTGACGGAGGAGCCGCCTATCGGCCCGCGTCCGCTGCCTTGATGTGTCCACCCCAAGCCACTGGCCTCTTCCCCAATCCCTTCGATGCCATGGGCTATCTGCACTGCATGGAGGGACACACGCTGACACGGAGATGCTTCAGCAGCGATATCTTTAGCATTTCCCGCGGCTTTTGTGTGCCTCACGAGCAGGTGGCCAGCTGGGATCGCATACCCTACAACCAGCACAGATCCGTGGAGGAGGCTGGCT ATGTGCGATGTCCTGTGGGTGCCAGTGGCTACTTTGTGTATCCTTTCGACTGCACAAAGTTCCTGAGTTGCGGCCCGAATGGCATGGTGCTGACCAGCTGTCCGGCAGAGCAACATTTCAGTGTCTTCCACGGGCTGTGCCAGCCCAAGGAGCAGGTGAAGCGCGAGGATCGACTCTACACGAACACTGAGCTGTCGATCATCTACGAGTGGACGCAGCAAATGAAAGCCGAGGGCGCCATACCCGTCTGCCCCGTGGGCATCAGTGGCTCGCTGCCACATCCGCGGATTGCCAGCAAGTTCTTCCGCTGCCAGCCGGGGCAGGCCGGGATCTACGACTGTCCGAGTGGACAGATTTTCAGCATTTCCCGTCGCTTGTGCGAGCCAGCTGCCGAGGTGCCCAGCCACGATCGCTGTGACTATATCGTCAGGGGTGATGGCGAAAGGGAaacgtcctcctcctcctcctcttatGGGTGGCGGGATCAGCCGAATG ACAATCGACAGTCCAAGTCTTACACGACAGCTGGGCAGGATGCGTGGGGAAATCCTTATGTGGCGAGGACAACGACCACAACGAGAGTCATTGGCGATGGCAATCGCTGGAGGGACATGAATATGCAGCGTCCTGCGGGCATTGGCTTCCAGCACAGTCCTCAGTATCATGCGAATCAAGCGCAGGGCTGGTCCGGCCAGGGCAGCTCCTACGATCATCGTTCACCCACTCAGAGTGTGCTCTATGTGGAGGGATCGCTACAGCCCAACCGTAATTATCCTACATCTAAGACTCCACTGGCGCCCAGCACGCCTCTGGCACCCATGGCGCCCAGCACCCCTGGCCAGGTGGTCTACGCCGTGCCCGTTCAGgaacctcctgctcctgcacccCTTCCGTCGCGCCACAACTACAGCCCCAGAGTGGAGAACAGCAGATGGCAGCCCATTCCCccaaagcaaaaacccaaCCAATCAATGCCTCCACTTGCTCCACTCGCTGGACAACAGCCCCTAGACCTTGACTACACGCCGGACGATCGCCCGACCTACAATCCGTACCAGCCTAGTGGCAGGGAACTCCATTCCAGGGCACACTTAGCAGGACAACAACCAATCGACTTGGACTACGATCCCCAAGAGCCACAGAGCTATCCGCGTGCACCCAGTCGGGGTTTGCTGCCACCCAAACAGGACAACGATCAGCTGCCAAGCGAATCGCATCAGATAGACACACGTTTCAATCCAAGTGCCCCACGGCAGAGCCCTCAACCCACTCCCAGCAGCCAACTTCCGGCAACTCCTTCCGATGAATCGAATCTCTATGGTGGCTTGCTGCCGCCCAAACCCAGTCCGCTGACCACAACAACGAAGAAACCCTCCATGCTGCACGTGTATCCCATTTATCCGCGCATTGTTAATGCCTCCGTGCCTCAGactagcagtggcagtggcagtcagcCGCATTATAGTCCCTCCTATGCGGGCATTGCCCATTCGCGTAATGCCTCCTGGGCCAAGGGGTCCTCAGCGACAACCAGCACGACGACAGCACGACCTGACGATTTCAGCATTGAAGAGGATAACGATTATGAAGAGGACATTGATTATGAGGCAATCGATCGACCAAGGCCTTATTGGCTACCAGAGACGACCACAGCCGCGAGAAGTGGCTATGCGCCGCCTCCCTTTAACCACAAGTTTTACAGTCCCCCCCAGAGTCCTGCCTCCCAGGCACCCGCAACGCCTCAATCAGTCTCCCAGCGTTCCACAACGCCTGATCCTGTGTCCCAGCTGGCCATTAGTGAGGCGCTTAAGCTGATGCTGCGTCCCTACTTCAATCACAGTGGCAATGCTCAGGAGCGCCAGGCAAAGCAGGCGGAATTGGCTTTAGTTTCTGTGATAAGCAAACCCCCAACGAGTACTAGCaccacgacaacgacgacaactcCAAACCCTATTAGATTAGCGACAACAACACCCAATCCGGACGATGACGCTGAACTGATTAAAGCCGGGGAACAGGAGAGCTTGGACCTAACTgacgactctgactctgattTTGCAGATGCTGGGGAAACGGCCCATACCGAGCAGACCTTAGATCCCACCACGTACCGATCACAGACCGACTACCAACGGAGCACACGCCGTGCGGCAATCGAGACAACGACAATCAATTGGCACGCGTCCGGTCACAGTCGTGACTTTCACAGACGTCATCCAAATCTACTCGAACCGCACTCGCTGCACCAaaaacacaaccacaaccatCTGCCCCCTCACTCCCCACATCAACACAGACACCACGAGCATAGTCCCGACTTTCATCGTCGTCACCCAGAGATGCCCAATCCTTTTGCCAATAAAGAAACTCCAAGCGAATGGGAAGCGCCCGaagagccgcagcagccgcaggaggaGAACAGCTGGGAGCTGCTGTCCAATCCGAATGCCGAGTCAGCCACACCCAAGATCGGCGTGCGAAGCTCCTTCAATGACAGCTGCGAGTTCGATTGTCAGAATGGAAACTGCGTGACGCTGGACTCGGTCTGCGATGGCTTCAATAACTGCGGCAATCGCAAGGATGAGAGCAACTGCCAGCACTTGGGCTACGAGGTGCGTCTGACCGGCGGCGAGAAGCCGCACATGGGTCGCATATCTGTCAAAA TCAATGGCAAGTGGGGCTATGTCTGCGACGACAAATTCGGCTTGCGGGATGCCGATGTGGTGTGCCGCGAGCTGGGCTACAAATTGGGCGCCCAAGAGGTgcgtggcagctccttttaTGCTCCAGAAGATCAAAACTTCAACTATGCCATGGACGAGGTGGAGTGCCAGGGCAACGAGACGAAGCTCAAGGATTGCGACTTCAAGGGCTGGGGCGTACACAACTGCGGCGTCGATGAGGTGGCCGGCGTGGCCTGCAAGGTGCCCGTGATGAAGTGCCCGAACAACTATTGGCTCTGTCAGACCTCCAAGGAATGCTTACCGCCTGCTTTCGTCTGCGATCACACAGCGGACTGTGCGGATAAGTCGGATGAAAGTCCAGCCATCTGTCAG GCTCCTGTAGAGTTTCGCTTGGAGGGTGGACGCAGCTCGAATGAGGGACGACTGGAGGTCAAATATCATGGCGTGTGGGGCAGCGTGTGCGATGATGACTTTAACTTGAAGGCCGCCCAAGTGGCATGCAATTCCCTCGGCTACTATGGACCAGCG AAACTGGAGAATAAAATCTTTGGCCATGGCAACGGACCCATTTGGCTGGATCAGGTCATGTGCCTGGGCAATGAGAGCAGCATCGACAAGTGCAGCCACTGGAACTGGGGCGATCACAACTGCAATCACACCGAGGATGTGGCGCTGCATTGCTCGGCCGGACCGCCGCCGCGTTCTGCCAGTCGCCTCAAGGCGCTGAAGCAGTCGGGGGCAGAGAAGAGCGCCGCCCTCACCTACTCCGACATTGGGCTGTGGGAGCGTTCCAGCCGTGCCATGCGCTCGCCTCGTCGCTGCGGCATCTTCAAGGACGATCTGTCGGATGAGTATGCCCACAGCGGGGAGCGTGTGATCAAAGGGAAGACAGCGCGTCGCGGTCGTCATCCCTGGCAGGCCACCATTCGCACACGCGGACGTGGCGGCATCTCCAGTCACTGGTGCGGCGCTGTGGTGATCTCCAAGCGTCATCTACTCACCGCCGCCCACTGTCTCTATGGCAATGCGAAGGATGCGTACTTTGTGCGCGTGGGAGATCATTATGCGAACATTGCCGAGTCCTCCGAGGTGGACACCTTCATTGAGAAGTGGTACACCCATGAGAAATTCCGCGACGGCACACACATGAACAACGACATTGCTGTGGTGGTGCTCAAGCGGCCCCTCAAGTTCAGCGATTATGTTCAGCCCATCTGTCTGCCGGACAAGAATGCGGTGCTCCAAGCCAATCGAAACTGCACCATTTCCGGCTGGGGTTCCATAAAATCGGGTGTGTCCA CTCCTGCTCAGGTGCTAAGATCTGCGGAGCTGCCCATACTGCCGGATGCAACCTGCAAGCAATCGAAAGTGTATGGCGCCGCCATGTCCGAAG GCATGTTCTGTGCTGGTTCCATGGATGAGAGCGTAGATGCCTGCGAGGGCGACTCTGGCGGTCCGCTTGTTTGCTCTGATGATG ATGGCGAAACCCTGTATGGCTTGATATCGTGGGGACAGCACTGTGGCTACATGAACCGACCGGGTGTCTATGTGCGCGTGAATCATTACATCGATTGGATCTACGAGAAGATCAATGAGAGCTTGTTGCGCTTCTAA